ATAACCATTTTCCATATAATTTTCTTGCTTCGGAATGAGATTTTAGTTCATCATTATCAGCTTCAGATATTCCTTTTTCGATGGATTTTTTTTCTTCTTCGGAAACAGAATCCCACCAGTCTTTTGTTTCTTCTTTTCTGAACTGAATTAATTTTTTAATAATAGAAGTATCCTCCAATGTTGATAACCATTGAATTAATTCAAGCTTTTCATTAAGAGTCTGTGCGTTCATACCTTGTATTATTTATTCAAATGTATCACTTTTATATTAAAAATAAGATTGATTTAAAACTAAAAATCTCCAAAATCAAAATGACTTTGGAGATTCAATATAGCAATTTTACAATTTTATTTTTGAGGAATATTTGCTAAAATATCTTTCGTAAATGCCCAGAATTTCTGAGTTGAAGAAATATTCGCTTTTTCATCTGGAGAGTGTGCCCCACGGATTGTCGGTCCGAAACTTACCATTTCCATTTCAGGATAATTGGCTCCGATGATTCCGCATTCTAAACCTGCGTGACAAGCTACAACGTGAGGTTTTTCATTAAACTTTTCAGTATAGATTTTCTCCATCAACTGAACGATCTCAGAACCCGGTTTTGGTTTCCAACCTGGATAAGAACCACTGAAAACAGTATTCATTCCAGCCAATTCTGCAACAGATTTCAATTGTTCAGCCACTGAATCTTTTGAGGAATCTACCGATGATCTTGAAAGATTTAAAATTTTCAAACCACCTTCTTTTAATTCAACTCTTGCAACGTTGTTTGATGATTCTACCAAATCTTTTACATCCGGACTCATTCTGTAAACTCCGTTGTGAAGAGATTTTAACGTCAAAATAATCTTCTTTGAATCTGCTTCAGAAATCGCTTTATCAGAAGAAGTTGCATTTTCAATATTGATTTGAAGATTGGGTTCTACGCTTGCAAATTCTTCTAAAACTTCCTTTTTAAGACCGTTTGTAAGCTCTTCGATAAATTCCTGAGCATTTCTCACAGAAGCAATCGCAACACCTTCTCTCGGAATCGCGTTTCTCAATCCACCTCCGTCAATAGAAATTAGTTGGATATTTTCTTTTTCCAATGCTTTATAAAGAAGTCTTCCTAAGATTACATTCGCATTTCCGAAACCTTTGTGGATGTCCATTCCGGAGTGACCACCCTGAAGACCTTTCACTTCAAATCTTACAATTTGTCCGTTAGCAGCTTCTGTGGAGTAGTTTTGAGAAATCGTAACATCAATTCCACCTGCACAACCGATATCGATTTCGTCATCTTCTTCGGTGTCAAGATTTAACAAAATTTGCCCGGTTAATTGTCCGGGTTTTAAACCTAAAGCACCCGTCATTCCCGTTTCTTCATCAATAGTAAAAAGCGCTTCCAAATCAGGGTGAGGAATGTCTGAACTTTCTAAAATCGACATGATCGTAGCAACGCCCAAACCGTTATCAGCACCTAAAGTTGTACCTTTTGCCTTTACCCAGTCGCCATCAACTTCCATTTTGATTCCTTCTGTTTCAAAATCAAAATTTACATCATTGTTTTTCTGGCAAACCATGTCTAAATGCGATTGCATCACAATCGATTTACGGTTTTCCATTCCCGCTGTGGCAGGTTTTTTAATAATTACGTTTCCTACATCATCTACCGTAGTTTCCAGTCCTAGATTTTCACCGAATTCTT
The sequence above is a segment of the Chryseobacterium sp. MYb264 genome. Coding sequences within it:
- a CDS encoding aminoacyl-histidine dipeptidase — encoded protein: MELSHIEPQIIWKNFSKLNAVPRPSKKEEKVIAFIKEFGENLGLETTVDDVGNVIIKKPATAGMENRKSIVMQSHLDMVCQKNNDVNFDFETEGIKMEVDGDWVKAKGTTLGADNGLGVATIMSILESSDIPHPDLEALFTIDEETGMTGALGLKPGQLTGQILLNLDTEEDDEIDIGCAGGIDVTISQNYSTEAANGQIVRFEVKGLQGGHSGMDIHKGFGNANVILGRLLYKALEKENIQLISIDGGGLRNAIPREGVAIASVRNAQEFIEELTNGLKKEVLEEFASVEPNLQINIENATSSDKAISEADSKKIILTLKSLHNGVYRMSPDVKDLVESSNNVARVELKEGGLKILNLSRSSVDSSKDSVAEQLKSVAELAGMNTVFSGSYPGWKPKPGSEIVQLMEKIYTEKFNEKPHVVACHAGLECGIIGANYPEMEMVSFGPTIRGAHSPDEKANISSTQKFWAFTKDILANIPQK